AGATGAGATAAAAACACCTTACGGAATTAGATGGGTAAGCTGGCCTCTAGGATTGACTCCGAATGGAGGAAAAACCTTTATGCTGAATGGGAAAACTGTATTCCTGAACGGAATTGCAGAGTACGAACATTTAATAGGAAATTCTCACGCATTTTCTGACGAACAGGTTTATTCGAGAGCTTCTCAAATGAAATCAGCAGGTTTTAATTCTTTTAGAGAAGGGCACCAGCCACATAATTTGCGCTACCAGGAATTTTGGGATGCCAATGGCGTTTTATTATGGACCCAGTTATCGGCACATATATGGTTCGATAATCCAGCGTTTAAAAAGAATTTTAAAAGTCTTTTAATAGATTGGGTGAAGGAAAGAAGAAACAGTCCATCAGTTATTTTATGGGGATTACAGAATGAAAGCACTATTCCGGAAGATTTTGCCAGAGAATGTACCGAACTGATCAGAAGTCTGGATCCAACGGCTTCTAAACAGCGTTTAGTAACTACCTGTAACGGTGGAAAAGGAACAGACTGGGACGTTCCGCAAAACTGGACGGGAACTTACGGAGGTTTGCCTGCTGCCTATGGCGAAGATTTGAAACGTCAGGTTTTAGTGGGAGAATATGGTGCGTGGAGAACTTTAGATTTACATTCCGAAGGTCCGCATTTACCAAATGTACAGGATTATAACGAAGACCGTTTTACACATATCATGGAAACCAAGGTGCGTTTGGCTGATTCGGTGAAAAATGAAGTAGCCGGCCATTATTTCTGGTTGTGGACATCTCACGATAATCCGGGACGTGTACAAGGCGGCGAGGGTTTACGCGAGTTGGATAGAGTTGGTCCTGTAAACTATAAAGGTTTATTAACACCCTGGGAAGAACCGACTGATGCATTGTATATGTTTAAAGCAAACTTTGCATCCAAACAAAAGGAACCCATGCTTTATATAGCATCACATACCTGGCCAGAGCGTTGGAACAGTGCCGGGGTAAAGAATAATATCAATATTTATTCAAATTGTGATGAAGTAGCATTGATGAATGATATTGACGGACCGGTTTTAGCCAGACAAAAAAATCCGGGTTTGGGAAAGCATTTCGTATTTAATAACGTGTTTATAAAATACAATGTACTTTATGCGGTTGGCTATGTTGAAGGGAAAGCTGTAGCCAAAGATGTGCTTGTATTAAACAATCTGACGCGATCTCCGAATTTCGAAGCGCTTTATGCTTTTGAGGACAGCGGACTGATTAAACCCACAACAGGTTTGAATTATATCTATAGATATAATTGCGGTGGCGGAGATTATACCGATCAGTTCGGAAATGTATGGCTGGCCGATAGAAGAAAAACAACTTCTAATGCCTATGGATTTTCTTCCTGGACAAATGCTTTTCCGGGAATTCCAACTTTCTTTGCCAGTCAGCGAAGAACTTTCGACCCAATTTCGAATACCAGAGATTGGGGATTATTTCAGGAATTCCGATATGGAAGAGACGAATTGAAATTTGAATTTGAGGTTCCTGATGGAGAATATCAGGTTGAATTGTTTTTTATAGAACCCTGGTTGGGAACAGGTGGTGGTACAGATGCCTCTAAATGGAGACTGTTTGACATTGCTGTAAACGATGAAATAAAAATAAAAAATCTGGATATATGGAAAGAAGCTCGCCATGATCAGGTTTTAAAGAAAGTTATTTCAGCAAAATCGAAAGATGGAAAACTTATGATTCATTTTCCAAATGTCAAAGCCGGACAAGCATTGATTTCGGCTATTGCTATTGCTACCAAAGATCAATCTGTTATTAAGGCAAGATCTGTTTTTAGCGAGTTTGTGGAAGAGAACAATCAGATTGTACTGAAAAAATGGGCAGACATAGGGAACAAGTACAGTGTAGATAGAAGCTTCTCTACGTTAACTCCGGCATTATTTGGAAGTGAATATTTAGTAAATACAGCTATAAAAGAAAATGTCAGCCTAAAACTGAAAGAAAAAACAACGGTTTATCTGGCGATTAAAAAGACTCCTTTTAAGGCTTATGTTCCTCAAGGTTTTGATGACACCAAAGAATCGTTTAAAAACAATATAGGAGAACAGTTTAATGTTTATGTAAAACGGGCAGAAAAAGGTGAAGTACTGAATT
This genomic interval from Pseudopedobacter saltans DSM 12145 contains the following:
- a CDS encoding malectin domain-containing carbohydrate-binding protein, with protein sequence MNLLRSGLTSIFLLISFYLSNATEIRKSISLNNEWRTVADDFDKEKYNDFNQASFNDKDWKKVNVPHNWDKYAGYRRLLHGNRHGYAWYRKTFKIEDQPNTNKKYFLFFEGVGSYATVWLNGKQVGYHAGGRTTFTLDISKEILLNNQENILAVRADHPAEIRDLPWVDGGCSSERGFSEGSQPMGIFRPVQLIVTNDVKVEPFGVHIWNDDQISEKEATLHLTTEIKNYGSKSKKVTIRQSFLDAKGNSVFQLNHAQNLKGLQQLVVKQQSPKIANPILWDLENPYLYTLKTQILENNQVIDEIKTPYGIRWVSWPLGLTPNGGKTFMLNGKTVFLNGIAEYEHLIGNSHAFSDEQVYSRASQMKSAGFNSFREGHQPHNLRYQEFWDANGVLLWTQLSAHIWFDNPAFKKNFKSLLIDWVKERRNSPSVILWGLQNESTIPEDFARECTELIRSLDPTASKQRLVTTCNGGKGTDWDVPQNWTGTYGGLPAAYGEDLKRQVLVGEYGAWRTLDLHSEGPHLPNVQDYNEDRFTHIMETKVRLADSVKNEVAGHYFWLWTSHDNPGRVQGGEGLRELDRVGPVNYKGLLTPWEEPTDALYMFKANFASKQKEPMLYIASHTWPERWNSAGVKNNINIYSNCDEVALMNDIDGPVLARQKNPGLGKHFVFNNVFIKYNVLYAVGYVEGKAVAKDVLVLNNLTRSPNFEALYAFEDSGLIKPTTGLNYIYRYNCGGGDYTDQFGNVWLADRRKTTSNAYGFSSWTNAFPGIPTFFASQRRTFDPISNTRDWGLFQEFRYGRDELKFEFEVPDGEYQVELFFIEPWLGTGGGTDASKWRLFDIAVNDEIKIKNLDIWKEARHDQVLKKVISAKSKDGKLMIHFPNVKAGQALISAIAIATKDQSVIKARSVFSEFVEENNQIVLKKWADIGNKYSVDRSFSTLTPALFGSEYLVNTAIKENVSLKLKEKTTVYLAIKKTPFKAYVPQGFDDTKESFKNNIGEQFNVYVKRAEKGEVLNFEKLDFPNYILFFNEINGLQPAYDLKTATTYKANTLKQGDGIEKIDFLKQDRLIFRKDNAVIEFEIKVGVADVYSLTFKYHNPFKEVKTASVEVVTLDGMVLMPAELIQLDPTREGKWNYFNTNTGTMINAGTYKVRLKAIDAKDVYVDGLDVQ